A genome region from Carcharodon carcharias isolate sCarCar2 chromosome 17, sCarCar2.pri, whole genome shotgun sequence includes the following:
- the nkx6.2 gene encoding homeobox protein Nkx-6.2: MLAVGQMDNRQSAFVLSSTPLAALHNMTEMKASIFPYSLQNPSSFKAPTLASLNAQIPLGTPHGISDILGRPVTTASNLLSGLPRLNGLATTAGMYFNPTAAAVSRYPKPLAELPGRPPIFWPGMMQGSPWRDPRVVCPTQGSLVLDKDGKKKHSRPTFSGQQIFALEKTFEQTKYLAGPERARLAYSLGMTESQVKVWFQNRRTKWRKKHAAEMATAKKKQDSETEKLKETSENEEDEDEYNRPLDPNSDDEKITRLLKKHKGASSLTILDPHNSPEIL; the protein is encoded by the exons ATGTTAGCCGTCGGGCAGATGGATAACCGCCAGAGTGCATTCGTTCTGAGCAGTACGCCGCTGGCTGCGCTTCATAATATGACTGAAATGAAGGCATCTATATTCCCCTACTCTTTGCAGAATCCCTCGAGCTTCAAAGCCCCTACTCTGGCGAGTTTGAACGCACAGATCCCGCTGGGGACGCCGCACGGAATTAGCGACATTCTAGGCCGCCCTGTTACCACGGCCAGCAATCTGCTCTCTGGACTCCCTCGACTCAACGGACTTGCCACAACGGCGGGGATGTATTTTAACCCGACAGCAGCCGCCGTCTCCAGGTACCCCAAGCCCCTTGCAGAATTGCCGGGGAGGCCCCCCATCTTCTGGCCGGGAATGATGCAGGGATCCCCGTGGAGAGATCCCAGGGTAGTCTGTCCAA CGCAAGGTAGTTTAGTCCTTGACAAGGACGGGAAGAAGAAGCATTCCAGGCCAACATTTTCAGGTCAACAGATTTTTGCTCTGGAAAAAACCTTTGAACAGACCAAATATTTAGCTGGACCAGAAAGAGCCCGGTTAGCCTATTCTCTGGGAATGACAGAAAGTCAAGTAAAG GTGTGGTTTCAGAACAGGCGGACCAAATGGAGGAAGAAGCACGCGGCTGAAATGGCCACCGCCAAGAAAAAGCAGGATTCAGAGACGGAAAAACTCAAAGAAACGTCGGAAAACGAGGAGGATGAGGACGAGTACAATAGACCCCTGGACCCCAATTCAGATGACGAGAAAATTACACGATTGCTGAAAAAGCACAAAGGAGCCAGCTCCCTGACCATCCTGGACCCACACAACAGCCCAGAGATTTTGTGA